In a genomic window of candidate division WOR-3 bacterium:
- a CDS encoding tail fiber domain-containing protein gives HPYVDSAGGAERVGGLDLSGLDERYVEAGEADAITSGMIADGTIERGDVAADFKAPYADTADYAASAGDAQTLQGMEPDDFAAADHSHPYVDSAGGAERVGGLDLSGLDERYVEAGEADAITSGMIADGAVTMTKIDQAGATAGQVLKWNGSAWAPAADLNDDAWVRDSNQDSVLFTARQLGIARGNADNVLYGALRYTHVNFGVACTTGNSSFDVAYSTVGGGVNNVASAAAATVAGGENNRAAGYMAVVAGGYANRAGGTYASIGGGSNNVSNGNYAAVPGGRDNVASGDYSIVAGGMSDTAAANYSFAGGYNTRVRASADYTFAFGEGCSTSTPRAVVFYHSGGTTKLGVGVQNPQYPIHVQGGAYCDGTSWVDASSRLLKKDIRVLTPEEVKAILEELKRIQVVRFRYKSDIKGEEHIGVIAEDAPELLATPNRDGINTGDAIGFLLAAIQAVCEQNQELRQELEALKAQLQEGR, from the coding sequence TCATCCGTATGTGGACAGTGCTGGTGGGGCGGAGCGTGTTGGCGGGCTGGATCTGAGCGGGCTGGATGAGCGGTATGTTGAGGCGGGTGAGGCGGATGCGATTACCAGCGGGATGATTGCGGACGGGACGATTGAGCGTGGTGATGTGGCGGCTGATTTCAAGGCGCCGTATGCGGACACTGCGGACTATGCGGCGTCTGCGGGAGATGCGCAGACCTTGCAGGGCATGGAGCCGGACGACTTTGCAGCGGCAGATCACAGTCATCCGTATGTGGACAGTGCTGGTGGGGCGGAGCGTGTTGGCGGGCTGGATCTGAGCGGGCTGGATGAGCGGTATGTTGAGGCGGGTGAGGCGGATGCGATTACCAGCGGGATGATTGCGGACGGGGCGGTGACGATGACGAAGATTGATCAGGCGGGTGCGACTGCTGGGCAGGTGCTGAAGTGGAACGGCAGTGCCTGGGCGCCGGCTGCGGATTTGAATGATGATGCCTGGGTGCGGGATAGTAACCAGGACAGTGTGCTGTTCACGGCGCGACAACTGGGTATCGCCCGCGGCAATGCGGACAATGTGCTTTATGGAGCACTTCGGTACACCCATGTGAACTTCGGTGTTGCCTGCACTACCGGTAACTCGAGTTTTGATGTTGCCTACAGCACAGTTGGCGGAGGTGTCAATAATGTAGCGAGCGCTGCTGCTGCTACTGTTGCTGGTGGGGAAAATAATAGAGCTGCCGGTTATATGGCGGTTGTGGCTGGCGGCTATGCTAACAGAGCAGGCGGAACCTATGCTTCGATCGGTGGTGGAAGTAATAATGTTAGCAACGGTAATTATGCAGCTGTTCCTGGCGGGCGCGACAATGTTGCAAGCGGTGATTATTCAATCGTTGCCGGCGGTATGTCTGACACTGCTGCAGCTAATTACAGTTTTGCCGGCGGTTACAACACCCGCGTTCGAGCCAGCGCTGATTACACCTTTGCCTTTGGCGAGGGTTGTTCGACCTCCACTCCGCGGGCAGTAGTATTCTACCATTCGGGCGGAACAACAAAACTCGGGGTCGGAGTACAGAATCCTCAGTATCCGATTCATGTTCAGGGTGGTGCTTATTGCGACGGTACCAGCTGGGTGGATGCCAGCTCACGTCTCCTGAAGAAGGATATCAGGGTTCTGACACCGGAAGAGGTGAAGGCGATTCTGGAGGAGTTGAAGCGGATTCAGGTAGTGCGTTTCCGTTATAAATCGGATATCAAAGGTGAAGAGCATATTGGTGTGATTGCTGAAGATGCGCCGGAACTGCTGGCAACACCGAACCGGGATGGTATCAACACCGGTGACGCCATCGGTTTCCTGCTAGCAGCAATCCAAGCAGTCTGTGAGCAGAACCAGGAACTCCGGCAGGAGCTTGAAGCTTTGAAAGCACAGCTTCAGGAAGGCAGGTAA
- a CDS encoding FlgD immunoglobulin-like domain containing protein, giving the protein MGRRWIALGFLLLTSSWLWAQSYRCDWQVTAVGGGMLAGGYRCGVTVGQTATGLMSGPNLLALAGFWQPEVTTGIAEKDRFWQEGAVANETRLYPVLPNPFSGATRIRYTLNCEQRTLVQICDISGRVVRTLVNSVQPAGTYTLTWDTRDNAGREVAAGIYFCRFSAGGYRRSTKLVLQR; this is encoded by the coding sequence ATGGGCAGGAGATGGATAGCTCTGGGATTTCTTCTGCTGACCAGTTCCTGGCTCTGGGCTCAGTCTTACCGCTGTGACTGGCAGGTGACAGCGGTTGGCGGTGGAATGCTCGCAGGTGGTTACCGCTGTGGCGTTACCGTTGGACAGACAGCAACCGGGTTGATGAGTGGTCCTAACCTGCTGGCACTGGCCGGTTTCTGGCAGCCAGAGGTCACCACGGGTATTGCCGAAAAGGACCGGTTCTGGCAGGAAGGGGCAGTAGCTAATGAAACCCGGTTGTATCCGGTGTTGCCCAATCCATTCTCCGGTGCGACCAGAATCCGATATACGCTTAACTGTGAACAGCGGACACTGGTGCAGATTTGTGATATCAGCGGCCGAGTAGTAAGGACACTGGTGAATTCGGTTCAGCCTGCTGGTACATATACACTGACTTGGGATACAAGAGACAACGCCGGGCGCGAGGTTGCTGCCGGTATTTACTTCTGCCGGTTTTCTGCCGGTGGTTACCGGCGCAGCACCAAGCTCGTGCTCCAGCGTTAA
- a CDS encoding cobalamin biosynthesis protein CbiA — translation MSGFSKTGSLAEIAGRPFWFNAENFVAGLRRVSIFAGGYGSGKSEIAVNFALSLTELGTPVTIADLDIVNPYFRSREARQVLEQWGVRVLMPPVTVMETDLPMIGAEIRGAMVSGAGFLILDLGGDPVGARVMASLSHGINRDEYNSFFVLNSRRPFTRTVSQIQSLLGDIESTSGLTITHLVVNSHLIEETTAAIVQEGIKLAEAVSAVTAKPIAFIAIERRVLEDFDPKSTDYPVLVLERQLLKPWEQRNDRLGPRRFKI, via the coding sequence ATGTCGGGATTTTCTAAAACAGGTTCCCTAGCGGAAATCGCTGGCAGGCCCTTCTGGTTTAATGCGGAAAATTTTGTTGCCGGACTGCGCCGAGTAAGTATCTTTGCAGGGGGATATGGTTCGGGCAAGAGCGAAATTGCGGTCAATTTTGCTCTGAGTTTGACAGAGCTGGGCACGCCAGTAACGATTGCTGATCTGGATATCGTTAATCCCTATTTCCGGAGCCGGGAGGCGAGGCAGGTTCTTGAGCAATGGGGAGTCCGGGTGCTGATGCCGCCGGTAACGGTGATGGAGACCGATCTGCCGATGATCGGAGCCGAAATTCGCGGTGCAATGGTTTCGGGAGCAGGTTTTCTGATTTTGGACTTGGGCGGGGATCCAGTAGGTGCCCGGGTGATGGCAAGTCTGAGCCATGGTATAAACCGAGATGAGTATAACAGTTTTTTTGTGCTCAATTCCCGTCGGCCTTTTACCCGAACTGTGTCACAGATTCAGAGTTTGCTGGGAGATATTGAATCAACATCAGGGTTGACCATTACACATCTGGTGGTAAATTCCCACCTGATTGAGGAAACAACCGCTGCAATCGTTCAAGAGGGAATAAAACTGGCAGAGGCGGTGAGTGCCGTAACTGCTAAACCGATTGCGTTTATAGCAATCGAACGCCGAGTTCTGGAGGACTTCGATCCGAAGAGTACTGATTATCCAGTGCTGGTATTGGAACGACAGCTTCTGAAGCCCTGGGAACAGAGGAATGATCGTTTAGGTCCGAGGCGTTTTAAAATTTAA
- a CDS encoding 4Fe-4S dicluster domain-containing protein, producing MGRKAKVTIEKNRCKGCELCVTYCPKQVLAMSKEINDKGYFYAQVVNQDACIACRFCGMMCPDTAIEIAVEESEKSEVKADG from the coding sequence GTGGGGAGAAAGGCAAAAGTAACAATTGAGAAGAACCGCTGTAAGGGATGTGAACTATGTGTGACTTACTGTCCGAAGCAGGTCTTGGCGATGTCCAAGGAGATTAACGACAAAGGTTACTTCTATGCGCAGGTCGTTAATCAGGATGCATGCATAGCCTGCCGGTTCTGTGGTATGATGTGTCCGGATACGGCAATTGAAATTGCCGTCGAGGAGTCGGAAAAATCGGAGGTGAAGGCAGATGGCTAA
- a CDS encoding 3-methyl-2-oxobutanoate dehydrogenase subunit VorB codes for MAKILMKGNEAIAESAVRAGGLLYFGYPITPQSEIAEYLAHRMPEVGGVFLQIESEVAVANVLYGAAGAGARVWTSSSSPGISLMMEAVSYIAAAELPCVIVNIVRCGPGLGGILPSQGDYFQAVKGGGHGDYRCLVLAPCSVQEAVDLMPLAFDRADRYRNPVIVIGDGMIGQMMEPVEFTEQQFPPLPPKDWATTGCKGRKPNVINSLYLDPVEEEKLNFKLAAKYEQMKKNEVRYEKFRTDRELECLLVAYGTTARVCKTAIQRLDDEGIPTGLLRPITLFPFPEEPIYELSQRTQFLLSVEMSTGQMVEDVRLAVGRSKPVYFYGRAGGMVPSPEEVVDAVKRYIAGGGR; via the coding sequence ATGGCTAAAATTCTGATGAAGGGTAATGAGGCAATTGCTGAATCAGCAGTCCGGGCAGGGGGACTTCTCTATTTTGGCTATCCGATTACACCTCAGTCGGAGATTGCAGAATATCTTGCTCACCGGATGCCTGAAGTGGGCGGGGTGTTTCTGCAGATTGAAAGCGAAGTGGCGGTGGCTAATGTGCTCTATGGTGCGGCAGGTGCCGGTGCCCGCGTCTGGACTTCTTCCTCCAGTCCGGGGATCAGTCTGATGATGGAAGCTGTTTCCTATATTGCGGCAGCAGAACTGCCATGTGTGATCGTAAATATTGTGCGCTGCGGGCCCGGACTCGGTGGTATTCTGCCATCACAGGGGGACTATTTTCAGGCGGTCAAAGGGGGCGGACACGGTGATTACCGGTGCCTGGTGCTGGCGCCCTGTTCGGTTCAGGAAGCTGTAGATTTGATGCCGCTGGCGTTTGACCGGGCGGACCGGTATCGTAATCCGGTGATTGTCATTGGTGACGGAATGATCGGGCAGATGATGGAACCAGTGGAGTTCACGGAGCAGCAGTTTCCTCCCTTGCCGCCGAAAGACTGGGCAACAACCGGTTGTAAGGGAAGAAAGCCAAATGTAATTAACTCACTTTATCTGGATCCGGTTGAGGAGGAGAAATTGAATTTCAAACTGGCGGCAAAGTACGAACAGATGAAAAAAAATGAGGTGCGTTATGAGAAATTCCGTACCGACCGGGAGCTTGAGTGTCTGCTGGTGGCTTACGGCACTACGGCGCGAGTGTGTAAAACTGCGATTCAACGACTTGATGATGAGGGGATACCTACAGGACTGCTCAGACCGATTACACTTTTTCCTTTTCCTGAGGAGCCGATCTATGAACTCAGCCAGCGGACACAGTTTCTGTTGAGTGTAGAGATGTCCACCGGTCAGATGGTGGAGGATGTCCGGCTGGCAGTTGGCAGGAGTAAGCCAGTCTATTTTTATGGGCGGGCAGGAGGAATGGTCCCCAGTCCAGAGGAAGTGGTGGATGCGGTGAAGCGGTACATTGCCGGAGGTGGCAGATGA
- a CDS encoding thiamine pyrophosphate-dependent enzyme, with protein MKVIFRRPESLSVTPTHYCPGCTHGIIHRLIAEVIDELGLREKAVGIAPVGCSVLAFNYFNFDFQQAAHGRAPAVATGIKRARPDLIVFTYQGDGDLASIGMSEIIHAANRGEKFTVVFINNAIYGMTGGQMAPTTMPGQVTTTSPRGRDVNDVGYPIRMCELLSSLRTPAFIERVAVHNPKQVINARRALKLAFSYQRDRACFTFVEFLSTCPTNWGMSPVQATRWLEENMLPYYPVKNFKTPEFTEGQNAD; from the coding sequence ATGAAAGTAATTTTCCGACGTCCGGAGTCGCTGAGTGTGACTCCAACTCACTATTGTCCGGGGTGCACACATGGTATCATTCATCGGCTGATTGCCGAGGTGATTGATGAGTTGGGATTGCGGGAAAAAGCGGTGGGAATTGCTCCGGTTGGCTGTTCCGTGCTGGCATTTAATTATTTCAATTTTGATTTCCAGCAGGCAGCTCATGGTCGGGCACCGGCGGTGGCAACAGGAATTAAAAGGGCGCGACCGGACTTGATTGTCTTTACCTATCAGGGAGATGGAGACCTGGCATCGATCGGGATGAGTGAAATTATTCATGCTGCGAACCGCGGTGAGAAATTTACGGTAGTATTTATCAATAACGCTATTTACGGCATGACCGGGGGGCAGATGGCGCCAACGACGATGCCGGGACAGGTAACGACAACATCCCCGCGGGGGAGAGATGTTAATGATGTGGGTTATCCAATCCGGATGTGTGAGCTGCTCAGCAGTCTGCGTACGCCGGCATTTATTGAACGGGTGGCGGTGCATAATCCCAAGCAGGTAATCAATGCCCGGCGTGCACTAAAATTGGCGTTCAGCTATCAACGGGATCGGGCTTGCTTTACATTCGTGGAGTTTCTGTCAACCTGTCCAACGAACTGGGGAATGTCTCCGGTTCAGGCAACTCGATGGCTGGAGGAGAATATGCTGCCCTATTATCCGGTAAAGAACTTCAAGACGCCGGAATTTACGGAGGGACAAAATGCAGATTGA
- a CDS encoding 2-oxoacid:acceptor oxidoreductase family protein, translating to MQIETVFAGFGGQGVMLAGRVLAEVGMKMGKEVVWLPSYGPEMRGGTANCVVIIADEPIASPIIAHPRDTVVMNRPSLEKFCATQKPGGYAIVNSSLINIRPDRDDIRVVEVPANEVAIEAGSGKAANMVMLGAYVGATGIVPVEAIIEQIKEEFQAKAKLIPVNIACVERGYNIGRAAGYNI from the coding sequence ATGCAGATTGAGACCGTATTTGCCGGATTTGGTGGTCAGGGGGTTATGCTTGCCGGCAGAGTACTGGCAGAGGTGGGTATGAAAATGGGGAAGGAAGTGGTCTGGCTTCCCTCCTATGGTCCGGAAATGAGAGGTGGAACCGCCAATTGTGTGGTGATAATTGCCGATGAACCGATTGCTTCACCGATTATTGCCCATCCACGCGATACGGTGGTAATGAACCGTCCTTCCCTGGAAAAGTTCTGTGCGACACAAAAACCTGGGGGGTATGCTATTGTTAATAGTTCACTGATTAACATTCGACCGGATAGGGATGATATCAGAGTGGTAGAAGTGCCGGCTAATGAAGTTGCGATCGAGGCGGGCAGTGGGAAAGCGGCAAATATGGTGATGCTGGGCGCCTATGTTGGGGCAACGGGCATTGTGCCGGTTGAGGCGATTATCGAACAGATCAAAGAGGAATTTCAAGCTAAAGCAAAGCTGATTCCAGTAAATATTGCTTGCGTCGAGCGTGGTTATAATATCGGCAGAGCTGCTGGATACAACATTTAG
- a CDS encoding transcriptional regulator MraZ → MGRFIGEFEYTIDGKGRLAVPVEFRKKLGPDENRLIFLPGRFQTIEVHPYTEWNDYEDRVLRHLPEHTEEAQRFFILLYSQAGEATLDVQGRVLLPKHLREWAGIKSNVVITGAGKFFLIWEPERYRKFVMESMANYQRDRNEAGRQAWEMMLRFRAHERND, encoded by the coding sequence TTGGGAAGGTTTATCGGTGAGTTTGAATATACAATTGACGGCAAAGGCAGGCTCGCGGTCCCCGTGGAGTTCCGTAAGAAACTGGGTCCGGATGAGAACAGGTTAATATTTCTTCCCGGACGGTTTCAAACAATAGAAGTCCACCCCTACACCGAATGGAACGACTACGAGGACCGCGTGCTTCGCCATCTTCCTGAGCATACTGAAGAGGCTCAGCGTTTTTTTATTCTGCTTTATTCTCAGGCAGGTGAAGCTACTTTGGATGTTCAGGGGCGGGTACTTTTGCCCAAGCATCTCCGGGAATGGGCGGGAATCAAAAGTAACGTGGTGATTACCGGAGCGGGGAAATTTTTTCTGATCTGGGAACCGGAACGGTATCGCAAGTTTGTCATGGAGTCCATGGCGAATTATCAGCGCGATCGGAATGAAGCGGGGCGTCAGGCTTGGGAGATGATGTTACGTTTTCGCGCCCATGAGCGTAACGACTGA